The region ACAAACTAAATGATTTAAATATATTATTTTATTCTTTTTCCCTTTCATTAAGTTCAAAAAATCATCTGCAGAAAACCATTCATTTACATATTTCATATATGGCCCCGGGAATCCTTTTAGTGTTGGTATCTTCCATTCGGAATCACTCACAATAAGTGGTTTATGAAGCATTTTATAAGCTTTCTTCGCTTTGTCTTCAACAATCTCTTCAACTGAATCAGACTGGATTTCATCAATCTTAATCTTCTTTTGAACTATTTTAATATTATATCTATCAAAAAATCTTTGAGTATAAATAATTTTATGTCTGTTCCCAGTTACGTAAATTAATTTTTTCATTGAGCCATTTTAAATTTATAACCACAATTCAGCCTTCTTTATTATCTCTTTAATAAAAGTGTCTTTCTTGGCTGTATATGTATCACGATCATCTTTATATTTTTTTGATAACTCTTCTTTTAATTCATTATACTCTTTAACGGCTCTTTTGTGTTTTCGAAGATAATCTCTAAAAAGTATAAAATTTTTCCAAAGTTTCCCATTTAATTTAACTATATGAATATAGTGAGTTCTGCTCTTTTCCCTCCCCTTCGCAAAAAAATGTCTTCCTTTTATCCCTGCATCATGTTTATATTCACAACCTAACTTTTCTAAAGGTTTAATACATTTTTCTCCATCTTTTAACGTCTTTACACCAATAGCTATATCGATTATTGGTTTTGATTTAGCACCAGGTATAGAAGTACTTCCAATATGTTGAATATCTAAAACATGTTCTCCAATTACAGAACGAAGGATTTTTTCCTCTTTTTCGTATAATTTCTTCCAAGCCGAGTTGTAAGACAAAAGCCTGACTTTCTTTCTCCGCAAGCCTATAATTTTTTCCTTTGCCATATATATAAAAAAGTTTCCCATAAAAAAACGGCTTTTTCAAGCCGATTCTTAATTTAATTCGATTAAGCCCCATTAAGAGAAATAAAATAAAAAAGTAAGTTTAAAAAACCTTAATCTCTCCCCTATTTTATTTAAATTATAATTTTTATAGTTTTCTAACATTATAATAAAAAAATAATTTATTTAATTTATTTAAAGGAAAAGGCTCGAGAGAAAATCCCCCGAGCCTTTGGTTGTTTGTATCATGATCCGCTTTGTTGTTGGCCGTTAATGGCCGAAGAACCCTCGAATATCCTTGTCGGGCAAGGAATACACGATGATCCCCCACTCCTTACACGCAGCGAATACCTCCTTGTCGTTGACGGAACCACTGGACGTGAAGATGGCCTTGATGCCAGCTTCATACAGTACTTCAGGACCGTCCGGGAATGGGAAGAAACTATCGCTGTAAGCAACTGCTCCTTCCGTATCGTGACCAGAGTCTTGCGCTCGCATTATAGCGAGCTTGCAGGCTCCAACTCGATCTTGCTGGGCAACACCATTGCCGATCAGCATGCCATCACGAACAAGCGTGATGGTATTGCTGTTGCTTGTCGATCCAATGGCCCAGCCAAGGATCATATCCATTTCCTGCTGATAGGTGGCCTCGCCGATCTTTACGACATCGCTCCTTCGAAGATCCAGAATCTTAGTGTAGTTGTCCTGAAGGAGACATCCGCCTCGAACCTGCCGGAAACGCGGGCTCTGGGCGAGCTGAAGATCGCTTGCTAGTGCTAGGTTTTCCAGGCACCTGCACTTATCTTCCTTGCGACTCATCGTCTCCAGAGCTGTCTTACTGAAGAATGGAGCAATGACCATATCCAGAAGCCGTCGCTTACCATTCTCCGTGAGGAAGGTCATCAGGAGATCAGCCTCGACCTCACCTATAGGAAAGTTGACGATGACCGAGCCCCCAAGGATTGCGCGGGTATCTCCAGCAATCATAGACCGTAAGGTGACGATGGCGTCGTCGGAAGTTCCGATGGCAACACCACAGGGATTGCCGTGCTTACAAGCGACAGCAATTGGTAACTCCATGTTGTAGTTGATCGCCAAACCCCTATAGATGTGGGTTATCACCTGGATCAGCCGGTCCAAGTCACAATAGTTGTTGTAGCTTGGAGCCGTACCCATGATGAGCTCGAAGTTCTCCAGTGAAAGAGGATCGTATTCGTCCATCCCGTAAAGGGCGGCATCTGCCTGCCAGGCGTTTTCCCCATACTTACACTGTCGAACCTTCTCTCCGATGAAACCAACGTAGCTGCCGTTGCTACGATATTGGGCCGAAGCCAGCACGTACTCGGCTACTACCCGTTCTGCCTTTGCCGCGAGCTGATTCCGATACCCAAGATCAATGTCGCCATCTTCCTTGAGTTTCTGGATAATCCATTCGCGGTCAGCCGGGTCACAGATGACTATCCGCCCGCTCTTTGCCGCAGCTCTGATCATAGTGGGACCGCCGATATCCGTCTGCTTGATGACTGACTCGAGTGTACAGTCTGCCTTGGCGATCTCTTCTTCGAGTGGATACATATCCACACAAACAAGATCAACCCAAGGCAGGCCGAGACGCTCCATGTCTGCCACATCTTCTTCCGAGTTGGGATCAGCAAGTATAGAAGCATGCAGTTCCCGCGAAAGAGTGACAACCTTGTGTCCAAGGATTGCACCCCCGCCGACCAAGTCCGATACATCCATTACCGGAACTTTGGCTTCTGCAAGCTTCCTTGCTGTGCCGCCAGATGCGACAATCTTCCAACCCAGGCCCACGAGGGCTTTGGCAAAATCAACAATGCCCTCCTTGTGGTAAACCGATAACACTGCCACCTTTTTTTCCATAGTTCCTCCTTTCAGGTGGTTTTTTAATATATAAAAGCGATAAGAGCTACTGTCTTTTTATGCTTTATTTTGAGTAATTTGTCAATTAAAAATTAAATAAAAGAAAACCACCCGCATACAAAACGGGTGGCGTTTCTGTTAAGAACTATATACCTCCTTCATTTAGAAATGGTTGCTCCTGCACCATTCCATGGCATTCTGGAACATCTG is a window of Candidatus Paceibacterota bacterium DNA encoding:
- a CDS encoding non-canonical purine NTP pyrophosphatase produces the protein MKKLIYVTGNRHKIIYTQRFFDRYNIKIVQKKIKIDEIQSDSVEEIVEDKAKKAYKMLHKPLIVSDSEWKIPTLKGFPGPYMKYVNEWFSADDFLNLMKGKKNKIIYLNHLVCAIDKRGVKTFKKRIRGNFVKKPQGKGTPLDRVVVLGNNKYTIAKCDNLKIPSAERIDDWPQLIKWIR
- a CDS encoding GrpB family protein; protein product: MAKEKIIGLRRKKVRLLSYNSAWKKLYEKEEKILRSVIGEHVLDIQHIGSTSIPGAKSKPIIDIAIGVKTLKDGEKCIKPLEKLGCEYKHDAGIKGRHFFAKGREKSRTHYIHIVKLNGKLWKNFILFRDYLRKHKRAVKEYNELKEELSKKYKDDRDTYTAKKDTFIKEIIKKAELWL